One Aegilops tauschii subsp. strangulata cultivar AL8/78 chromosome 7, Aet v6.0, whole genome shotgun sequence genomic window carries:
- the LOC141028088 gene encoding uncharacterized protein, with product MVNLGNEGGDAPLAEDGQNLPPAAADALVAPAVAPVAPINPRAPLTAADILSMFADLKTAMLKEVRSSVKEEIDARLKPSTSASNSFDPNAVHDADDSREPLASPARTQVPKYNAVEPFYSPQPLQHPRINPVGPPPPLKANAFAKWKLDMESHIRSASTQLWWIVVNGFNPKDPMNLTPREAVDDQLNATAHNMLRTAVTDDYSDSIALLKTAKEIWDCLEEALEGDEAIQRSRLALLKQEVNLFVKNEGESAEEVYRRLKSLVLNLRTFGCTWANDDFIKDKFIDAMVLTEHTMVMMIHQRPDYQKLTAAQVVSTFSTHVLLETKSKKTFAIAQATKNSNLALKAKKVVAQPSRDEEVVEETCEEDVDTSCPANDFAEDLALLVKKYSGTMANKGKNLQGRSFGRRKCYNCDSPRHFVHDCPYERCEDKSEKLVLKKKKFTKFSKRKDDKALVHEEYMSGDEDDGDDDHVGTAAIAMHATTSSSTTGLFDSPNEDKPFTHHCLMAKEVKTKSKSLKPFIHTPNVSCEIVEDECDDGVDNDEESLMAFMKTLHGEARARFSDLLKSLAERDDFIENVENLLIEEKERVELLEHELHEESVMRASLEEALSSHKIDFVKTDDALQLALENKDALKVRVEKLLVDHTRLVEEHELLVTSSQVVKGDLIALTESYAQLKATTIKALTSVPHIDLNDESCTANFAHDCTSLQEENKKLKAQIEKGLVSCIQGEKNLNDLLSNQKECVAKEGIGFDPSSKKKKTKKKNHKKKIGPTPPPQQKIAFVHEGHKEKEKEKGNVGDGKVTRDKAIPKEFAGKNNPSYVLMRGDDGYTFAKFVGTNYDDYAWTIWVPKTLVANSLGPIQNGDLKSKLDSCRTSGGTQWVIDSGCTNHMTGEREMLVEFIDSLKATSNISFGDNSKGKVLGLGKVVISSDASLKNVMLVQSLHYNLLSTIQLARAGYDSHFGEFHVTVFKRSNLKVVFVGHVEDNLYVVDFSNEKTYLATCLMAKTVG from the coding sequence ATGGTCAATCTAGGGAATGAGGGAGGTGACGCACCACTTGCGGAGGATGGTCAAAACCTACCCCCCGCCGCGGCCGACGCACTTGTTGCTCCGGCCGTTGCTCCCGTCGCCCCCATTAACCCAAGGGCCCCGTTGACCGCGGCCGATATTCTTTCAATGTTTGCGGACCTCAAAACTGCTATGTTGAAAGAAGTTCGCTCCTCGGTCAAGGAGGAAATTGATGCTCGCTTAAAGCCCTCGACATCCGCCTCAAACTCATTTGATCCAAATGCGGTTCATGATGCGGATGATTCGAGAGAACCTCTTGCATCCCCAGCTCGCACTCAAGTTCCCAAGTACAATGCCGTGGAACCCTTTTACTCACCACAACCCTTGCAGCACCCTCGCATTAATCCTGTGGGGCCTCCGCCCCCTTTGAAAGCTAACGCGTTTGCTAAGTGGAAGCTAGATATGGAGTCTCATATTCGCAGTGCATCTACACAACTATGGTGGATTGTGGTCAACGGTTTCAACCCCAAGGATCCCATGAATCTCACTCCAAGAGAAGCGGTTGATGATCAACTCAATGCTACCGCCCACAACATGTTGCGCACCGCGGTGACCGATGACTATAGTGACTCCATTGCTCTACTCAAGACCGCCAAGGAAATTTGGGATTGCCTTGAGGAGGCCCTCGAAGGTGATGAAGCAATTCAAAGATCTCGGTTGGCTTTGCTCAAGCAAGAAGTCAACCTATTTGTGAAAAATGAGGGTGAGTCCGCGGAAGAGGTATATCGAAGGTTGAAGTCTCTTGTGCTCAATTTGAGAACCTTTGGGTGCACTTGGGCAAATGATGATTTCATTAAGGACAAGTTCATTGATGCTATGGTTCTCACGGAACATACCATGGTGATGATGATACATCAACGCCCGGACTATCAAAAGTTGACCGCGGCACAAGTTGTATCCACTTTCTCAACTCATGTTCTTTTGGAGACCAAGTCCAAGAAGACCTTTGCCATAGCTCAAGCCACCAAGAACTCaaatcttgcattgaaggccaagaaAGTAGTTGCCCAACCCTCAAGGGATGAAGAAGTTGTTGAAGAGACTTGTGAGGAAGATGTTGACACCTCATGCCCGGCAAATGACTTTGCGGAAGACTTGGCTCTCTTGGTCAAGAAATATTCCGGGACCATGGCAAACAAAGGGAAGAATCTGCAAGGAAGATCGTTTGGACGAAGAAAATGCTACAATTGTGATAGCCCAAGACATTTTGTGCACGATTGTCCTTATGAGAGATGTGAAGACAAGTCCGAGAagcttgtgctcaagaagaagaagttcaccaagttttccaagaggaaagatgacaaggctcttgttcatgaggagtacatgtccggagatgaagatgacggtgatgatgatcatgtgggcacggccgccattgccatgcatgccactacctcctcctccaccaccggcCTCTTCGACTCTCCCAACGAGGACAAGCCGTTCACTCATCATTGCCTCATGGCCAAAGAGGTAAAAACAAAGTCCAAATCTCTAAAACCCTTCATCCACactcccaatgtttcatgtgagATAGTGGAGGATGAGTGTGATGATGGTGTGGATAATGATGAGGAATCCTTGATGGCTTTCATGAAAACTCTTCATGGTGAAGCTCGTGCTCGTTTTAGCGATCTCCTTAAATCACTAGCCGAACGCGATGATTTTATCGAGAACGTTGAAAACCTCCTCATAGAGGAAAAAGAGAGAGTCGAACTCCTTGAGCACGAGCTACATGAAGAGAGTGTCATGAGAGCATCACTTGAGGAAGCCTTGTCTTCTCATAAAATTGACTTCgttaaaaccgatgatgcgtTGCAACTTGCTCTTGAGAACAAAGATGCCCTTAAAGTAAGGGTTGAAAAGCTTCTAGTTGATCACACGAGACTTGTTGAGGAACATGAGCTCCTTGTGACTAGTTCCCAGGTTGTCAAAGGTGACCTCATTGCCCTCACCGAGTCTTATGCTCAACTTAAAGCTACAACCATTAAGGCTCTTACTTCCGTCCCTCATATTGATTTAAATGATGAATCTTGTACGGCTAACTTTGCTCATGATTGCACCTCTCTCCAAGAGGAGAATAAGAAGTTAAAAGCCCAAATTGAGAAAGGGCTTGTGTCGTGCATTcaaggggagaaaaacctcaatgacctcttgagcaaccaaaaggagtgtgttgccaaggagggaattgggtttgacccctcttctaagaagaagaagaccaagaagaagaaccACAAGAAGAAGATCGGTCCTACTCCTCCTCCCCAACAAAAGATAGCATTTGTTCATGAAGGAcacaaggagaaggagaaggaaaaagggaatgTTGGGGATGGCAAGGTCACTAGGGACAAGGCCATTCCCAAAGAGTTTGCCGGCAAGAACAACCCATCTTATGTCCTCATGAGAGGAGATGATGGTTATACCTTTGCTAAATTTGTTGGCACTAACTATGATGATTATGCTTggactatttgggttcctaagacccttgttgctaactCTCTAGGACCCATTCAAAATGGGGACCTAAAATCAAAGCTTGATTCTTGTAGGACCTCCGGTGGAACACAATGGGTGATCGATAGTGGTTgcaccaatcatatgaccggagagagGGAGATGCTTGTGGAGTTCATTGATTCGCTCAAGGCCACTTCAAACATCTCTTTTGGTGACAATAGCAAGGGCAAGGTATTGGGTTTGGGCAAGGTGGTAATCTCTAGTGATGCATCACTTAAGAATGTCATGCTTGTTCAATCCCTTCACTACAATTTACTTTCTACGATTCAATTGGCACGTGCCGGTTATGATTCTCATTTCGGTGAATTTCATGTGACCGTCTTTAAGAGAAGCAATCTCAAAGTGGTCTTTGTTGGGCATGTTGAAGACAACCTTTACGTGGTTGATTTCTCAAATGAGAAAACTTATCTTGCAACATGTCTAATGGCCAAGACCGTCGGCTAG